From Theileria orientalis strain Shintoku DNA, chromosome 4, complete genome, the proteins below share one genomic window:
- a CDS encoding histone H2B, with protein MVKKRVHKGKKKARSETYSTYIFKVLKQVHPDTGVSKKSMLVLNSFVTDTFEKLATEAGKLCKYNKKETLSSREVQTAVRLVLPGELAKHAVSEGTKAVTKFTGKHH; from the coding sequence ATGGTAAAGAAGCGTGTGCACAAgggaaagaagaaggccCGCTCAGAGACCTACAGCACCTACATCTTCAAGGTGCTCAAACAGGTCCACCCAGACACAGGAGTTTCCAAAAAGTCAATGTTGGTATTGAACTCATTCGTTACTGACACCTTCGAGAAACTTGCAACCGAGGCTGGTAAACTTTGCAAGTACAACAAGAAGGAAACCCTCAGCTCAAGAGAAGTACAAACAGCCGTCAGGCTCGTACTTCCCGGTGAATTGGCAAAACATGCCGTTTCTGAGGGAACAAAGGCCGTAACTAAGTTCACAGGCAAACACCATTAA